Part of the Cherax quadricarinatus isolate ZL_2023a unplaced genomic scaffold, ASM3850222v1 Contig5188, whole genome shotgun sequence genome is shown below.
caccagtcgactaacacccaggtacctatttgctgctaggtgaacaggacaacaggtgtaattaaacgtgtcgaaatgtttccacccgccaggaattgaacccgggccctccgtgtgtgaagcgggagctttagccaccagaaaTATGTAAACAGACTTTAGAATGGTTATGTCTAACTTCtgtaaaattattatacaaaggAAATAATTGTTTTTTTATTCGATTATCTATTATCTTTTAATTTTATGTATTGATACTTTTTTTTTCCAGAAGGTGATCaggattataatcatgggggagcgctaaacccgtagaattatacagctcatgtgggggggatggaaggtattcagactcaatgcacagatccaattccctagatcaagagccccccaccagcgttaaggaacctcccttaaggggaaGGTGATCAGGAATTCCCTGTTAAGTCTTGTACTTGGAGGTGGAAGTATACCTTAGGCAGGGATAGTCCATTGTTTTGGGTATGCCATAAGCATGGATAGTTGGCCATCTTAAATCTTATAACCTAAATAGAAATTGACATTGAGAAGAACTGAGGTAGGACAACACCACAATCTGAAAATTAAACTGTTTAGAAATCAAATTATCGAACTAAATAGTTGAGATATGCTAACTTAACTTGATCAGTTTGTGACTCTGACGAAAGAACTTGTAAACTTAGCCGTCTCCAGAGATCTTCATTTTAACTCCGGCACTGTAAGCTGGCAAATACAACCTTGCTGGAGAAATAGTCTTTATAATATTGTTTATTTATAATGTTAACTCACCCAAGAGGTCTCTTTTGGGTCCGACGTCCATGCTGTTCCAGTTCCAGGAGTAACGAGATGGCCAGTTGGTGAAGCCTTCATGGTGCTTGCTGGTCAGTACCACGTAGCGGGCCCCTGATGCCTCGAAAATACTTGCCCACTCCTCAGGATTGTAGAACTCAGCCGTGAACATCGGTGCGAAGTCCGGGTAAGTGAAATTTGGCCGATAATTCTTCTGCATGAATTCCACGTAACTCTGAGACTGTGAACCTTGAGGAAAGAAAATCATCGGTAGATGTACAAAAGAAAGACTTCTTTACAAATAAACATAGATAAACTTGACATATAACTGACAATAACAGTGACAATAAAAGCAGTAAAGAGTAATAACTAGGATAGTAACACATTCTGTACCTGTATATTATCCTAGCAACACTAGAAATGATAATTAAGCCTATCATGGACAAGTATGATAACTGGGAAGCTGGATACTCAACAGCAGGTGTTACACATCTCAGGTGATAACATGAACATCTGATATCTGAAAGAAAACACGTCCACCTGTTAACTTAGAGATAATATCCAGTGATTGATGTGGGAATAAACTAAACTTGTTTTCATGTGATTCCTTCTGTCGaccttattattataagaaaAACTGGTTAGTTAGATTATCCGTCTCTGAAGGTTTGTCAGCAACAAAattaatcagtaatattaagtacAATCTCAAGTATAGAAACAATGTAACTTTCACTTCACTTACAGAGATAGATACACACCTCCGTTTAGATAACCTTTGTATATATTAGccggttaattgggtttaaagactTCGGTTACACGGGAACCATCGGCGCTCCAGGTTAGAAAATAccgtaatccctaaaatagggattaaagcaaattctcagtatatacagtgagacagaCCTGTGTTCTCGTTTATACCTAAAGAATGCATCATCCGGTCTTCAACTTTTCATCGCTGATGTACTGTAATTAAGGGAAGGTTCATGCAAGTATTGACATACATGGGAGCTCTTCCGTCAGTGATATATACATCATTCACAAATTTTCTTTCCTAGTGATAACTTTAGAAAGCctcttccgatcggcttcaactTTTAGTCACTGGTTTATATAACTTGTAAGAATATAAAACTTATTACTGGAGTGTATAGGTGCCACTTTACCAAACTTGTTCAACTGTGTTCAACTGTGTTCATCTTTAAAGACTGATGAATCCCACAGTATTAACTGAAGATTGTTTTTCTGATCGTCTTCAGCATTAATAGACTTTATATAAAAATTGTATTTTGCAAATATTACTTTCCCTACAACTACTGGAAAAAAATACTGATAATTTTCACTGtataaacactggtgcagttcagttaaatatattttaacattGTTGAGTAACAGCCAGTTTAACAACTTTAATATATTATCAAACTTGAAATTTTGCGACGATAACCAAATATTCATAAAATTtataactaaatggttataaatgaccataatttttaaaagggtggaccggtaagccagcggaaggactcggtaagatgaccaaaagctctaaagGCGGGttgtcatctaagacccgcgtcaggaaacacttattctCAGGTACAGCTTGAAGAGTTTCTgcactctgagcccggccatgggccaggctcgtctggtgcttgcctggtccaccaggctgttgctgctggaggcccaatgccacacatatccatcacagcctggttaatctggcaaaaaaaaaaaatatggaacgCCTCAAGATTTTGCGTTTTGGCTCATACCTTCAAAATGCCTAATTCGACCAGCTTAAACAATTACCATTGTTAGTGACAGGTCGAGAGTGGCTGGCACAAGTTTATCTGGGCTTCATATACAATCCCGAGTTTGGTTTCCATGACTAGAGACTCTCATAATAGTTTATATTTTTAAAGCTGGTCTATCCTACTTAGaagaaagttaggttaggttaggtagggtaaggttaggttaggtaaggcaaaGTTGGGTAAGgcaagtttaggttaggttaggtaaggcaagGTTAGGTAAGGCAAGGTTGGGTAAGGCAAGGTTGGGTAAGgcaagtttaggttaggttaggtaaggcaagGTTAGGTAAGGCAAGGTTGGGTAAGGCAAGGTTGGGTAAGGCAAGGTTGGGTAAGgcaagtttaggttaggttaggtaaggcaagGTTAGGTAAGGCAAGGTTGGGTAAGGCAAGGTTGGGTAAGgcaagtttaggttaggttaggtaaggcaagGTTAGGTAAGGCAAGGTTGGGTAAGgcaagtttaggttaggttaggtaaggcaagGCAAGGTTGGGTAAGgcaaggtaaagttaggttaggttatgttaggaaaggttaggtaaggttaagttatgttaggttaggtaagggtaTGTAAGgcaaggtaaagttaggttaggttaggttaggttaggttaggttaggttaggttaggtaaggttaggttaaattaggtaagGTTATGCAAGGTTCGTTAGGAAAcaagacaggtgtttcctgacgcgagtcttagtcatatgatgatccacagTTAGAGCTTTtgttcatctgaccgagaccttccactggcttacccctccatccctttaaaaaattatggttataattataaccattagaatAGATAAGAAAGTCGATTTATTTCTCACATACTAATGTGCTAATGTAATTATTTTATTTCTTCATGATACTCTTTGTTATGAATCTTTATAAGTTGatatataacaagaataattgtTATATATTTATACTGTGTTGGCACAAACTTGTTAAGTTTTAAACACAGTTGACAAACTTGAAATTATTGGTTTTAATGTAATAACTCGAGAATGCATCTTTATATCAACATCAAATTTGTACCAATTGTGTGTTTTTCTCAAAAAAATCTTTGCACTCATATTGGATAGAGTATGTTTTAATTTTCCAGATTTATAAAAAGATGTAATTCGTGCAATAACCGCACTCTGTACTATTCCTTTCTCTCTTACATCGAAGTAGACGGGGTTGAGCTTACAGGATACGGGAATAACTTCCTGGCATTATATAGTGACCA
Proteins encoded:
- the LOC138852218 gene encoding alpha-L-fucosidase-like; translated protein: MVIGTYIKMIDASEAAVSVSRASMTRLVFIVASLALLGLANTQYQPTWESLDTRPLPTWYDGAKIGIFIHWGVFSVPSFGSEWFWEDWQGSQSQSYVEFMQKNYRPNFTYPDFAPMFTAEFYNPEEWASIFEASGARYVVLTSKHHEGFTNWPSRYSWNWNSMDVGPKRDLLGELTL